The following are from one region of the Candidatus Dadabacteria bacterium genome:
- a CDS encoding DUF1285 domain-containing protein codes for MKNSRQNRKPRIFIDSRGRWFHDGVRITHRWTYLENNKNLDIDEDGRFFVEERGSRVYVECEDTPFVVTMVTKTEDGFSIRLNDESGEELDLTTLTIAEQNIPYVRVKNGKFEARLLSAAYYELMKYAGKDEKGFYLESGRSRSYLHPNSRTVKNYK; via the coding sequence AGAACAGAAAGCCCAGAATATTCATAGACAGCCGTGGAAGGTGGTTTCACGATGGGGTCAGGATAACCCACAGGTGGACATACCTTGAGAACAACAAAAACCTCGATATAGACGAGGACGGAAGATTTTTCGTTGAAGAAAGAGGAAGCAGGGTCTACGTTGAGTGCGAGGACACCCCTTTTGTTGTTACCATGGTAACTAAGACGGAAGACGGTTTTTCAATAAGGTTAAACGACGAATCCGGGGAAGAACTGGATTTGACGACTCTCACCATAGCCGAGCAGAACATACCTTACGTAAGAGTAAAGAACGGGAAATTCGAGGCTAGGCTGCTTAGCGCGGCCTACTACGAACTAATGAAATACGCAGGAAAAGACGAGAAAGGCTTTTACCTGGAATCTGGACGGAGCAGATCCTATCTGCACCCCAACTCAAGAACCGTAAAAAACTACAAGTAA
- a CDS encoding DNA alkylation repair protein — protein MNHIKKLQTKLDEVSDEKTRKWFENYLKNAISYRGVKTPTVAKIVSHWRVDKAIDKLPLKKQMEIACDLIREKKAEDKFAGIIYIQKYLLGSLETDILLQNFSRLYDQEAFQDWSTTDWFCIRVLDPFIMKSEDTVAREIGSWYKSRDLWQRRSSIVSFRGSAKKNKYLAIIKRNIASLVKEDERFIQTAIGWLISELSRHYPDEANNIVSEHFSDLSYEVVNRHTKYLPDHKKLKERKRKSLR, from the coding sequence TTGAACCACATCAAGAAACTCCAAACCAAGCTCGATGAAGTCTCGGATGAGAAAACGAGAAAATGGTTTGAGAATTATCTGAAAAACGCCATCTCTTACAGAGGAGTAAAGACTCCTACGGTTGCGAAGATTGTCAGCCATTGGAGAGTTGATAAGGCCATTGACAAGCTACCTCTGAAAAAACAGATGGAGATAGCATGCGACCTGATCAGGGAGAAAAAAGCCGAAGATAAGTTTGCCGGAATCATATATATACAGAAGTATCTCTTGGGCAGCCTCGAGACCGATATTCTCCTTCAGAACTTCAGTCGCCTGTACGATCAGGAGGCGTTCCAGGACTGGTCAACTACCGACTGGTTTTGTATTCGAGTTCTTGACCCTTTTATAATGAAGTCAGAGGATACAGTCGCACGGGAAATAGGCTCCTGGTACAAGAGCAGGGATCTCTGGCAAAGAAGGTCGTCAATAGTTTCTTTCAGAGGTTCGGCCAAAAAAAACAAATATCTGGCAATCATAAAAAGAAATATAGCTTCCCTAGTAAAGGAAGATGAAAGATTCATTCAGACAGCTATCGGCTGGCTGATCTCGGAGTTATCTCGCCACTACCCCGATGAGGCAAATAATATCGTATCAGAGCATTTCTCGGACCTTTCATACGAAGTGGTTAATCGGCATACCAAATATTTACCAGACCATAAAAAATTAAAGGAGAGAAAAAGAAAGTCGTTACGGTAG